In one Liolophura sinensis isolate JHLJ2023 chromosome 11, CUHK_Ljap_v2, whole genome shotgun sequence genomic region, the following are encoded:
- the LOC135478154 gene encoding LOW QUALITY PROTEIN: sodium-dependent glucose transporter 1-like (The sequence of the model RefSeq protein was modified relative to this genomic sequence to represent the inferred CDS: inserted 2 bases in 2 codons) yields MQEHDRNSSKPEAYVKASSDISDGKKTSGFRLFLVRTLCLYMAYICLGLHIGEGGSTFLDLLLIVRTDVEKGSILYTASSVGYACGALLAGVLYDLLNWDGLLFLALFFMGGFNSAMAWCPTLWLMSVVSGLRGATFGSLDTGGNTVCVGMWKDEGSPYLQALHLSFSVGGVIAPFIVAPFLAPKSNDTSQNASLSSEERTILKSNWSSIPYYNLTEAATLPVTRVEYAYLIIGGLSVLTSFLFLVLFFRKCSCKRNIDAENGRGRQHQRYKTEIVKAFIEGYLMTFVXEYLDWSKTEGARITSVFWGTFAAGRVLGVFISKVLTPWKMLLCDLVLVNAVFAPLWFVSKEHDVIVWICIPLSGVFMATIFXHGISWTDQRIMKVTGKVASVFILSSTVGGIFNPMLLGYLFKEVSPMWFVYLLTIEGALCGIVFVVVTAILEVTSRKSLDLQTSPDSIQ; encoded by the exons ATGCAAGAGCACGACAGGAACTCTTCCAAACCGGAAGCGTATGTAAAGGCTTCGTCGGATATAAGCGATGGAAAGAAAACATCTGGTTTTCGGTTATTTCTGGTACGAACCCTCTGTCTCTACATGGCTTACATCTGTCTG GGATTGCATATCGGAGAGGGCGGAAGTACATTCCTCGACCTCCTTCTGATCGTGAGGACGGACGTGGAGAAGGGATCCATCCTTTACACGGCCTCCTCCGTGGGGTACGCCTGTGGGGCCCTGCTGGCCGGGGTCCTGTACGACCTCTTAAATTGGGACGGTCTCCTCTTCCTGGCTCTGTTCTTCATGGGGGGCTTTAATTCGGCAATGGCATGGTGCCCAACGCTATGGCTTATGTCTGTTGTGAGTGGACTTAGGGGCGCCACGTTTGGTTCCCTTGACACAG GCGGTAATACTGTCTGCGTTGGAATGTGGAAAGATGAAGGGAGCCCTTATTTACAAGCTCTACACCTGTCGTTTTCTGTCGGAGGAGTTATCGCCCCTTTCATTGTGGCACCTTTTTTGGCACCGAAAAGCAATGACACCTCACAAAATGCTTCTCTTAGTAGTGAGGAACGTACCATACTCAAAAGCAACTGGTCATCAATCCCTTATTACAACTTAACTGAGGCTGCGACTCTTCCAGTAACTAGAGTTGAATACGCCTATCTCATCATTGGAGGCTTGTCGGTTCTCACTTCCTTTCTGTTCTTAGTACTATTTTTCCGGAAGTGCAGTTGCAAGAGAAACATCGACGCAGAAAATGGAAGAGGCAGACAACACCAAAGATACAAAACAGAAATCGTCA AGGCTTTCATCGAAGGGTACTTAATGACGTTTG GTGAATACTTGGACTGGAGCAAAACTGAAGGGGCTCGAATCACATCTGTGTTTTGGGGAACATTTGCCGCAGGTCGAGTTTTGGGAGTTTTTATCTCAAAAGTGTTAACCCCTTGGAAGATGTTGCTGTGCGACCTTGTGCTTGTGAACGCCGTATTTGCCCCATTGTGGTTCGTCTCCAAAGAGCATGACGTCATCGTCTGGATATGCATCCCTCTTTCAGGCGTGTTCATGGCGACGATTT CCCACGGCATCAGCTGGACGGACCAAAGGATCATGAAAGTGACAGGAAAGGTTGCGTCTGTGTTTATCCTGTCGTCCACCGTCGGCGGGATTTTCAACCCCATGCTGTTAGGTTACCTATTTAAAGAGGTTAGTCCTATGTGGTTTGTCTATCTCCTGACGATAGAGGGCGCTCTGTGCGGCATCGTCTTCGTGGTGGTCACAGCGATTTTAGAAGTGACATCCAGAAAGTCATTGGATCTTCAGACATCTCCAGATAGCATTCAATGA